The window TAAAGGTGACTTTTTTCAGGCTGGTTTGCCCGATGGTTTCCTGCGCCATGATCTGCTGCTTTAAGCCCAGCTTAGGCGACAGGCTCATCACGGCCAAAATGGCAAAGGTCATAAAGCCCAGGCCACCGCACTGCAGCAGCAGCATAATCACAACTTTACCGAAGACGGTATAGGCTTCACCGACATTCACGACCGACAGCCCTGTAATGGTCACGGCCGATGTCGCGGTAAACATTGCGTGCAGCCAAGGCAGGTCGCCGTGGTGTGAAACGGGCAGCTTCAGCAGCAGGGTGCCTGCAATAATCAGCGCAAGAAAGCCTAAGGCTAAAATGCTGGGCGGGCTGAGGTTAACTGTGCCGCGCTTTTTATTATGCAGTTTCATGCGGTTTTAAACTGCTTGGACAGCCTGCGCAAAGGCTCCAGCTGGCCTTCAACCACCAGAATATCGCCTTTCTGCAGAATCATATTGGGGTCAATGCTGAATAAAACCTCTTTGCCCCGCTTATGCAGCAGGGTTTTGATTTCCGCCGTATGGTCAAGCAGCTGGCAGAAGCGCAAGCCTTGCTGCGCCTCTTTCAGCTCCACTTTGACAATATAGTGATTGTCTTCCAGCGCCATATAGCGGCTGACCATCGGGTAGCTCAGCGACTGCGCAATGCGCACGCCCATGTCTTCTTCAGGATGAATGATTTTGTTGACGCCCAGATGGGTCAGAATCATATGGTGCGCTTTGGATTTCGCCTTGACCCAAATTTTTTCAATGCCTAAATTCTTCAGATGCAGCACGCACAGAATGCTGGCTTCTATATCTTCGCCAATCGCAACCACCACCGCTTCGCAATTCTGAATATTCAGCTCGTTCAATACGTGCTCATCTGTCGCATCGGCAATGACGGCATGCGTCAGCT is drawn from Acinetobacter sp. WCHAc010034 and contains these coding sequences:
- a CDS encoding potassium channel family protein — protein: MAQFAVIGLGSFGATVATELTGLNHDVIGIDSNKKYVESISDQLTHAVIADATDEHVLNELNIQNCEAVVVAIGEDIEASILCVLHLKNLGIEKIWVKAKSKAHHMILTHLGVNKIIHPEEDMGVRIAQSLSYPMVSRYMALEDNHYIVKVELKEAQQGLRFCQLLDHTAEIKTLLHKRGKEVLFSIDPNMILQKGDILVVEGQLEPLRRLSKQFKTA